A part of Fimbriimonadales bacterium genomic DNA contains:
- a CDS encoding PEP-CTERM sorting domain-containing protein, producing the protein MRLFGSVLLLSIFSFALADELIWSNIQTTPDDLMNTQDAWTASRVNDDDFVSYRCAADDFFLKDPVQITRIVYYSVPISDPDVLGGDWYIFDATYPEGPPGTVITGEYGLKLLFEDTGWYNSNFGTNVYRNTLFPTNLVLSPGQYFLGFRTWQTFENGGGKNGILTTRWANGAARAYWNFGILEDGTANQDWVEMEIFNGIKDQEWAFEVYGNVVPEPSTLVLVGFGVLNVFVKRKKRFRIANEE; encoded by the coding sequence ATGAGACTCTTCGGGTCTGTCCTGCTTCTTTCCATCTTCTCATTTGCCTTAGCCGACGAACTCATTTGGTCGAACATCCAAACAACTCCAGACGACCTTATGAATACCCAAGATGCATGGACGGCGAGCAGAGTGAACGATGATGATTTCGTTTCCTATCGCTGCGCCGCGGACGACTTTTTCCTGAAAGACCCTGTACAAATTACGCGCATTGTCTACTACAGCGTGCCGATTTCCGACCCAGATGTTCTCGGTGGCGATTGGTACATTTTCGATGCAACCTACCCGGAAGGTCCTCCTGGAACCGTGATAACAGGCGAATATGGCCTTAAACTGCTCTTCGAGGACACGGGTTGGTACAACAGCAACTTCGGTACGAACGTTTATCGAAATACTTTGTTTCCGACGAATCTCGTTTTAAGCCCCGGACAGTATTTTCTCGGCTTTCGCACGTGGCAGACCTTCGAGAATGGGGGAGGGAAGAATGGCATTTTGACAACGCGCTGGGCGAATGGCGCTGCTCGAGCCTACTGGAACTTCGGAATCTTGGAAGATGGCACAGCGAATCAAGATTGGGTGGAAATGGAAATCTTCAACGGAATCAAAGACCAGGAGTGGGCATTCGAGGTGTATGGGAACGTCGTCCCTGAGCCGAGTACCCTCGTTCTCGTCGGGTTCGGGGTTTTGAATGTTTTTGTAAAGCGTAAGAAACGTTTCCGGATTGCGAACGAAGAATAG
- a CDS encoding type II secretion system protein yields the protein MKNCENRNNGWTLLEIILVAFITLSLTALILSVVLSGKKGAHTVSCTGNLRNLRVALELYRETSDGHFPLRIETLYTVGLTPKSVHLCPSDPVEGFASKHYFECSKKKVIIPNTYETMLDWSENLKAVLSEIDPNHGIVVCRVHGAKTEFYADGIANFCDASGFMFEGLLLRLRKDGSIQRAKLSLHHGPPPNVAAMKYWELYTDEAPDFVERLRKSFSRLNNDL from the coding sequence ATGAAAAACTGTGAAAATCGAAATAACGGCTGGACGCTTTTAGAGATCATTCTAGTTGCGTTCATTACTCTTTCATTGACCGCGCTCATCCTTTCTGTAGTTTTATCCGGCAAAAAAGGTGCTCATACGGTGTCTTGCACTGGCAATTTACGGAATCTTCGTGTCGCTTTAGAGTTGTATCGAGAAACATCGGATGGTCATTTTCCACTCCGAATAGAAACACTTTACACAGTTGGGTTGACACCTAAATCCGTGCATTTATGTCCATCAGACCCGGTTGAAGGTTTTGCATCAAAACACTATTTCGAATGTTCTAAAAAGAAAGTAATAATTCCGAATACATATGAGACGATGTTAGATTGGTCTGAAAACTTGAAAGCGGTTTTATCCGAAATAGATCCAAACCATGGAATCGTAGTCTGTCGTGTACATGGAGCAAAAACGGAGTTCTACGCAGATGGCATTGCTAATTTTTGCGACGCCAGTGGATTTATGTTCGAAGGACTGCTGCTCCGCTTGCGAAAAGACGGTTCTATCCAAAGAGCAAAGCTAAGCTTACATCATGGCCCCCCTCCGAACGTAGCGGCCATGAAATACTGGGAGTTATATACAGATGAAGCACCGGACTTTGTGGAGAGATTGAGGAAATCTTTTAGTCGTCTTAATAACGACTTATAA
- a CDS encoding S8 family peptidase, translating to MFIGLAFIFSISIFPAQFSSLPTVKNPIHPTRLLVKPKPGISWEFTEKVHRKIGAKILFSLPQIGWQIVEVPKGTLQRSRQTYLQSGLFSRVDFDKAKRLAYDPNDEFWPYMWNLKDIKANLAWDIERGKPSVKVAVMDTGVLVTHPDLADNIWVNPNEIPKNKIDDDNNGYVDDVNGYDFAYNDSNPDDVYGHGTACAGIVAAVQDNAIGVTGVAPFCEIVAVKAARDDGYFFESANVPALVYCADMGFKVISMSFFSDEVTAAERDAINYCFEKGTLPVAAAGNSSSVLPYYPAAYDNTLAVAANDSSSTKAWFSNFGTWVDVAAPGVSIPTTTIDYYYTFGFAGTSAACPHAAGLAALLFSAKQDATPLEVRAAIEDTAITVNQYPFGEYVAYGYLDCFAAVQRILGQSSGSKPGKILFTSPVAGRLLATGGTRTLGVPITIYGIGFEPPNDVRAFVNGKEMKITKQTRYQVNVLVTVPGELVLKVNDNAIGSIFIDSEQARTYAPSDASTLGAICSGGFFQLYRNDGNFLECTRREEDGIIYLEIPVRKVNVSRIKELEIDFTRKYVNTNGTEYIELYDWSTWSYPYGSFVTIATTPVNSSESSTVKINLTNNPQRFFDDEGTLYFRITTYGAGANAKIFADSFRVKVKT from the coding sequence ATGTTTATTGGGCTTGCATTTATATTTAGCATTTCTATATTTCCTGCGCAATTCTCTTCGTTACCCACCGTAAAAAATCCCATCCATCCGACTCGACTTCTGGTCAAACCGAAACCTGGTATTTCTTGGGAATTTACGGAAAAAGTGCACCGAAAAATAGGTGCGAAAATTCTTTTCTCTCTGCCGCAAATCGGATGGCAAATTGTCGAAGTTCCGAAAGGCACACTTCAGCGTTCACGACAAACTTATTTGCAAAGCGGACTCTTCTCTCGTGTGGATTTCGATAAAGCCAAGCGCCTCGCCTATGACCCGAATGACGAATTTTGGCCTTATATGTGGAATTTGAAAGACATCAAAGCGAACCTCGCTTGGGACATCGAGCGCGGAAAACCCTCCGTAAAAGTCGCTGTAATGGACACGGGGGTGCTCGTAACGCATCCCGATTTAGCGGACAACATTTGGGTCAATCCAAACGAAATTCCGAAAAATAAAATAGACGACGATAACAATGGATACGTGGACGATGTGAACGGCTACGATTTTGCGTACAACGATTCTAATCCCGACGACGTTTATGGGCACGGAACTGCATGCGCAGGAATCGTTGCCGCTGTACAAGATAATGCAATCGGAGTTACAGGAGTAGCGCCGTTTTGTGAAATCGTTGCAGTAAAAGCCGCACGAGACGATGGATATTTTTTTGAATCCGCGAACGTTCCGGCGCTCGTGTATTGCGCGGATATGGGATTCAAAGTGATTTCGATGAGTTTTTTTAGCGATGAAGTTACGGCAGCGGAGCGGGATGCAATCAACTATTGTTTCGAAAAAGGAACCCTGCCGGTAGCCGCGGCAGGAAATTCGTCGAGCGTTCTCCCTTATTATCCGGCGGCTTATGATAACACTCTCGCTGTCGCCGCGAACGATAGTTCCTCTACGAAAGCGTGGTTTTCGAATTTCGGTACGTGGGTAGATGTGGCAGCTCCTGGCGTAAGCATTCCCACGACGACGATTGATTATTATTACACGTTCGGTTTTGCAGGCACGTCTGCGGCTTGTCCTCATGCGGCAGGTCTTGCAGCATTGTTATTTTCCGCAAAACAAGACGCGACCCCCCTGGAAGTGCGTGCGGCAATAGAAGACACAGCGATAACGGTAAATCAATATCCTTTCGGCGAATACGTGGCGTACGGATATCTCGATTGTTTTGCGGCGGTACAACGAATTCTCGGACAAAGTTCCGGTTCCAAGCCTGGAAAAATTCTTTTTACTTCACCTGTTGCAGGACGTTTGCTCGCGACGGGGGGGACGAGGACGTTAGGAGTTCCGATAACGATTTATGGGATTGGATTCGAGCCGCCGAACGACGTGAGAGCATTCGTGAACGGGAAAGAAATGAAGATTACGAAGCAAACGCGTTACCAAGTTAATGTCCTCGTCACTGTGCCGGGTGAGTTAGTGCTGAAGGTCAACGATAACGCCATTGGTTCGATATTTATAGATTCGGAGCAAGCGAGGACGTATGCTCCGAGCGATGCGAGTACGCTCGGTGCAATCTGCTCGGGAGGTTTCTTTCAACTTTATCGAAACGATGGAAACTTTTTGGAATGCACGCGTAGAGAAGAAGACGGAATCATTTATCTCGAAATCCCCGTGCGAAAAGTGAACGTATCACGAATAAAAGAACTAGAAATCGACTTCACGAGAAAATACGTAAACACGAACGGAACGGAATACATCGAACTCTACGATTGGAGTACATGGAGTTATCCTTATGGGAGTTTCGTGACGATAGCGACTACCCCTGTCAATTCGTCCGAAAGTTCGACGGTAAAAATCAACCTCACGAATAATCCGCAACGCTTTTTCGATGACGAGGGGACGCTGTATTTCCGAATCACCACATACGGAGCAGGCGCGAATGCGAAAATTTTTGCAGATAGTTTTAGGGTGAAGGTGAAGACGTAG
- a CDS encoding VIT1/CCC1 transporter family protein produces the protein MSFSKRIDEARKAYRRKDLSALELAHDIERIRHPEREPHGASSSSYVGEMVYGGLDGIITTFAVVSGVAGARLSADVVIILGVANLLADGFSMATGSYLSARSQRQLYEMEMKREAHEVEHFPEAEREELVQAYKARGFTEEESQTLADIYTKSAKRWVEAMMVDELGMIPDIRNPLMIGLATFIAFNVAGFVPLLAYVVGLFVPLSMDTEFLWTTILSGIALFLLGGARTLITGFSLWRSGLEMLFVGGIAGAVAFAVGRFLAKLGLGS, from the coding sequence ATGAGTTTCAGCAAAAGGATTGACGAAGCAAGAAAAGCATACCGGCGAAAGGACCTAAGCGCATTGGAACTCGCGCACGATATCGAGCGCATCCGACACCCCGAACGAGAACCCCATGGAGCATCTTCGTCGAGCTATGTAGGGGAGATGGTTTACGGGGGATTGGATGGCATCATCACGACTTTCGCTGTGGTAAGCGGAGTGGCAGGGGCGAGACTCAGCGCGGACGTTGTGATTATCTTGGGTGTTGCGAATTTACTTGCAGATGGGTTTTCTATGGCGACAGGCTCTTATCTTTCTGCCAGAAGTCAAAGACAACTTTACGAAATGGAAATGAAACGCGAAGCCCACGAGGTAGAGCATTTTCCGGAAGCAGAGCGAGAAGAGTTGGTGCAGGCATACAAAGCGCGTGGATTTACAGAGGAAGAATCTCAAACCCTTGCGGATATCTATACGAAAAGCGCAAAGCGATGGGTGGAGGCAATGATGGTAGACGAACTGGGCATGATACCGGACATTCGAAACCCTTTGATGATCGGTCTGGCTACGTTCATTGCGTTTAACGTAGCAGGTTTTGTGCCATTGCTTGCCTACGTGGTTGGATTGTTCGTACCGCTTTCTATGGATACAGAATTCCTATGGACGACCATCCTTTCCGGGATTGCTCTATTTTTACTTGGGGGGGCTAGGACTTTGATTACGGGATTTAGTTTATGGCGTTCGGGGCTTGAAATGCTGTTCGTGGGGGGGATAGCTGGCGCGGTCGCGTTTGCAGTAGGACGCTTTTTAGCAAAACTCGGTCTCGGGAGTTGA
- a CDS encoding glucose 1-dehydrogenase has translation MKRLEGKVAIVTGGSLGIGKATAIRMAEEGAKVAITDILDKEGEALARAITSNGGEAAYWHMDVSKENEVKTTFAEIFKHYGKLNVLVNNAGIAGDNKPTHELTEEEWDKVQNVNTKGVFFCTKHAIPYMKQSGGGSIINLSSIYGIISAPDVPSYHASKGAVRLMTKTDALLYAKDNIRVNSVHPGFIWTPMVENYLRSVGDVEEGRKAIDALHPIGHMGEPDDIAWGIVYLASDEAKFVTGSELVIDGGYTAR, from the coding sequence ATGAAAAGGCTCGAAGGGAAAGTAGCAATCGTAACGGGTGGCTCGCTGGGAATCGGCAAAGCGACGGCGATTCGAATGGCAGAAGAAGGTGCTAAGGTCGCTATAACAGACATTCTCGACAAAGAGGGAGAAGCATTAGCAAGGGCAATTACTTCCAACGGAGGAGAAGCTGCTTATTGGCATATGGATGTAAGCAAGGAAAATGAAGTGAAGACAACGTTTGCAGAAATCTTTAAACACTACGGCAAACTGAATGTTTTAGTCAATAACGCTGGCATCGCTGGGGATAACAAACCTACACACGAACTTACAGAAGAGGAATGGGACAAAGTGCAAAACGTTAACACGAAAGGAGTCTTCTTTTGCACGAAACACGCCATTCCTTATATGAAACAGTCCGGTGGGGGGAGCATCATCAATTTATCTTCGATTTATGGCATTATCAGTGCTCCCGACGTTCCTTCCTATCATGCTTCTAAAGGCGCTGTTCGTTTGATGACGAAAACAGACGCGCTCCTTTACGCAAAAGACAACATTCGAGTCAACTCTGTGCATCCCGGGTTTATTTGGACGCCGATGGTCGAAAATTACTTGCGCTCGGTGGGGGATGTGGAAGAAGGACGCAAAGCCATAGACGCACTGCACCCTATCGGTCACATGGGAGAGCCGGATGACATCGCTTGGGGAATCGTTTACCTCGCATCGGACGAAGCGAAATTCGTAACGGGTTCGGAATTAGTCATAGACGGCGGATATACAGCGAGATAA